In Nicotiana tabacum cultivar K326 chromosome 11, ASM71507v2, whole genome shotgun sequence, a single window of DNA contains:
- the LOC107785117 gene encoding zinc finger protein CONSTANS-LIKE 12-like isoform X2, whose amino-acid sequence MDEEMCLCGSCDWNQNGCTGTGHRLKQLNPYNGSLSPTEFTRMLSEVLEIPVSNDTNFGSFGTPCSSLSINENSSLETKGNGGSLVANKLNELASNYKFDPWAIPSNLSYLTSYNRDPVPVSEGSGLSKQDCPIKDLGFQEGDDLSKGVNFDDVTLSFDCGNYELLGSSQQSHPIYSSEDKELDCLVMEKNSSVSGSNSHVETSLEATSSGPQEYMGLQASQMAAAARSTNLFQTMSATANCMLMDPSCNGSIGLPFLPAPIHSSMSLSLSNITGESSATTDYQDCGLSPVFLNGEPWDLNLEKSPQKRHEAKMRYNEKKKSRTFGKQIRYESRKARADTRRRVKGRFVKAGEAYDYDPSETKEF is encoded by the exons ATGGATGAAGAAATGTGCTTGTGTGGAAGCTGTGATTGGAACCAAAATGGCTGTACGGGGACAGGGCATCGACTCAAACAGTTGAATCCTTATAATGGAAGTCTATCTCCAACTGAGTTCACAAGGATGTTGTCTGAAGTTCTTGAAATTCCTGTTAGTAATGACACTAATTTTGGCAGCTTCGGTACTCCTTGTAGCTCATTGAGTATCAATGAGAATAGCAGTTTGGAGACTAAAGGAAATGGAGGTTCATTGGTTGCTAATAAGCTTAATGAGTTAGCTTCTAATTATAAGTTTGATCCATGGGCAATTCCTTCAAATCTCAGTTACTTGACTTCCTACAACAGAGATCCAGTGCCCGTCTCAGAGGGATCTGGCCTTTCTAAG CAAGATTGTCCAATTAAGGATCTCGGATTTCAGGAAGGTGATGATCTCTCAAAAGGTGTCAATTTTGATGACGTAACATTGAGTTTCGACTGTGGTAATTATGAACTTTTGGGCAGTTCACAACAGAGTCATCCAATATACTCTAGTGAAGACAAGGAATTGGATTGCCTAGTTATGGAGAAAAATTCATCCGTATCTGGATCTAATAGTCATGTGGAAACATCTCTTGAG GCTACATCATCAGGACCACAAGAGTATATGGGATTGCAGGCCTCACAAATGGCTGCAGCTGCTCGTTCAACGAATCTGTTTCAGACGATGAGTGCCACTGCTAATTGCATGCTTATGGATCCCAGTTGCAATGGTAGCATCGGCTTACCATTTCTACCTGCACCAATCCATTCAAGCATGTCATTATCACTCTCCAACATCACTGGAGAAAGTAGTGCAACAACCGACTATCAAGATTGTGGGTTATCACCAGTGTTCCTTAATGGTGAACCCTGGGATTTGAATTTAGAAAAAAGTCCACAGAAAAGGCATGAAGCCAAGATGAGATAcaatgagaaaaagaaaagtaGAAC GTTTGGTAAGCAAATAAGATATGAGTCGCGTAAGGCTAGGGCAGATACCAGAAGACGAGTTAAAGGTAGATTTGTTAAGGCTGGGGAAGCTTATGATTATGATCCATCCGAAACAAAAGAATTCTGA
- the LOC107785117 gene encoding putative zinc finger protein CONSTANS-LIKE 11 isoform X1, producing the protein MDPVCELCGVVRGVVYCKSDSARLCLQCDENVHSANSLSRRHSRSLICDKCSSQPAVVRCMDEEMCLCGSCDWNQNGCTGTGHRLKQLNPYNGSLSPTEFTRMLSEVLEIPVSNDTNFGSFGTPCSSLSINENSSLETKGNGGSLVANKLNELASNYKFDPWAIPSNLSYLTSYNRDPVPVSEGSGLSKQDCPIKDLGFQEGDDLSKGVNFDDVTLSFDCGNYELLGSSQQSHPIYSSEDKELDCLVMEKNSSVSGSNSHVETSLEATSSGPQEYMGLQASQMAAAARSTNLFQTMSATANCMLMDPSCNGSIGLPFLPAPIHSSMSLSLSNITGESSATTDYQDCGLSPVFLNGEPWDLNLEKSPQKRHEAKMRYNEKKKSRTFGKQIRYESRKARADTRRRVKGRFVKAGEAYDYDPSETKEF; encoded by the exons ATGGATCCTGTATGTGAATTATGTGGGGTGGTGAGGGGAGTAGTATATTGTAAATCAGATTCAGCAAGGCTTTGCTTGCAATGTGATGAAAATGTGCACTCAGCAAATTCTTTATCGCGAAGGCATTCTCGTTCTCTCATTTGTGACAAATGCAGTTCACAACCAGCAGTTGTTAGATGCATGGATGAAGAAATGTGCTTGTGTGGAAGCTGTGATTGGAACCAAAATGGCTGTACGGGGACAGGGCATCGACTCAAACAGTTGAATCCTTATAATGGAAGTCTATCTCCAACTGAGTTCACAAGGATGTTGTCTGAAGTTCTTGAAATTCCTGTTAGTAATGACACTAATTTTGGCAGCTTCGGTACTCCTTGTAGCTCATTGAGTATCAATGAGAATAGCAGTTTGGAGACTAAAGGAAATGGAGGTTCATTGGTTGCTAATAAGCTTAATGAGTTAGCTTCTAATTATAAGTTTGATCCATGGGCAATTCCTTCAAATCTCAGTTACTTGACTTCCTACAACAGAGATCCAGTGCCCGTCTCAGAGGGATCTGGCCTTTCTAAG CAAGATTGTCCAATTAAGGATCTCGGATTTCAGGAAGGTGATGATCTCTCAAAAGGTGTCAATTTTGATGACGTAACATTGAGTTTCGACTGTGGTAATTATGAACTTTTGGGCAGTTCACAACAGAGTCATCCAATATACTCTAGTGAAGACAAGGAATTGGATTGCCTAGTTATGGAGAAAAATTCATCCGTATCTGGATCTAATAGTCATGTGGAAACATCTCTTGAG GCTACATCATCAGGACCACAAGAGTATATGGGATTGCAGGCCTCACAAATGGCTGCAGCTGCTCGTTCAACGAATCTGTTTCAGACGATGAGTGCCACTGCTAATTGCATGCTTATGGATCCCAGTTGCAATGGTAGCATCGGCTTACCATTTCTACCTGCACCAATCCATTCAAGCATGTCATTATCACTCTCCAACATCACTGGAGAAAGTAGTGCAACAACCGACTATCAAGATTGTGGGTTATCACCAGTGTTCCTTAATGGTGAACCCTGGGATTTGAATTTAGAAAAAAGTCCACAGAAAAGGCATGAAGCCAAGATGAGATAcaatgagaaaaagaaaagtaGAAC GTTTGGTAAGCAAATAAGATATGAGTCGCGTAAGGCTAGGGCAGATACCAGAAGACGAGTTAAAGGTAGATTTGTTAAGGCTGGGGAAGCTTATGATTATGATCCATCCGAAACAAAAGAATTCTGA